GGAAAGTCGGGCATAATAGCGATTGTCCTGCTCGTTCTGGCTGGAATGACAGGAGGGATCGTCCGCGGTCACCACCACCATCCCCCCTTTCACCCCCACATAGGCCAAGGTAAGAAAGGGATCGGCGGCCACATTAAGGCCCACATGTTTCATACAGGTGAGGGAACGCAGACCACAGGCCGCCGCCGCGGCAGCCACCTCCATAGCCACCTTTTCATTTACCGAAAATTCAAAGTAAAGACCCGGGAGCTCCTGGGAGAGAGCAAAGAGGTTGTTTCCGATCTCTGAGGAAGGGGTTCCGGGATAGGCCGCCCCCACCCGCAGACCCGCCTCCAGGGCCCCGCGCACAATGGCCTCGTTTCCCAGAAGGAGCCTCCGCTCGCCTTCTGCCGCCAGAAGAGGGTGCATGCCGCCCTCCTTTCCGGAGTTTGCCCCTTTTTACCGGGCCCCTCTCAATTTGACAATAGAAAAGCTTCCTGGCATTATCCCTGCAAACCTAAACAAAGGAGGCCCGAGATGCGCAACTGTTTGGCCGTCTTCTTAGGGAGCCTTCTCTTCCTCTGGAGTTCTCTTTCCCTAGCCAAGGAGCCCTACCGGATCGGGGCCCTCTTTTCGGTGACCGGCCCCACCTCCTTTATCGGGGATCCGGAAAAGAAGACCCTGGAGATGCTGGTGGAGGAGATCAACCGGGCCGGGGGCATAAACGGGCACCCGGTAGAGGCCATCATCTACGATACCCAGGGAGAAGAGACCCTGGCTGTCCAGAAGTTCATGCGTCTGGTGACCCAGGATCGGGTGCTGGCGGTCATCGGGCCGAGCCGCACCGGGACCAGCCTGGCTGTGGCCCCCTTGGCGGAACGCTTCCGCGTGCCCCTCATATCCTGTGCTGCGGGGATCAAAATCGTGGAGCCGGTGCGCCCCTATGTCTTTAAAGTGGCCCAGAGCGACCGTCTCGCCGTAAAAAAGATCTACGCCTATCTGAAGACCCAGGGACTCACCCGGGTGGGGATCCTTACCGTCTCCAACGGCTTCGGTCAGAGCGGGCGTCAGGAACTCAAGCGATTGGCCCCCCAATACGGGATCACCTTGGTGGCCGATGAACTTTACGGTCCTAAGGACACGGACATGAAGCCCCAGCTCATCCGCATCCGCAAGGCCGGGGCCCAGGCGGTGATCTGCTGGGGGACCAACCCGGGCCCGGCCATTGTGGCCCGCAACATGCGGGAGCTGGGTATGACCCAGAAACTCATCATGAGCCATGGGGTGGCCTCCCGGCGTTTCATTGAGCTGGCGGGAAAGGCCGCCGAAGGGATCATCCTCCCTGCCGGCAAACTCATCGTGGCCCACGAACTTCCGGATTCCGACCCCCAGAAGCCCCTTCTTCTGAGCTATATCAAACGTTACAAGGCGCGCTACGGGGTGGAACCCTCCTCTTTCGGGGGCCACGCCTACGACGCCTTTCTTCTCCTCAAGGAGGCCCTGGCCAAAGCCGGAGCAGACCGCAAGGCCCTCCGAGACGCCTTGGAAAGCCTCAAGGGAATCAAAGGGATCCACGGGATCTTCAACCTGAGCCCCCAGGACCACAACGGGCTTTCCGAGCGGGAGGCCTTCGTGCTGGTGGAGATTCGGGGAGGAGATTTTCACCTGCTTAAAGAATGATCCTGGAGCTCCTTTTTTCCGGACTGGTAAACGGGGCCATTTACGCCCTGGTCGCCCTGGGGTTTATGATCATTTACAGCGCCACCGGGGTGATCAACTTTGCCCAGGGGGAATTCGTGATGCTGGGGGCCATGCTTACGGCCTGGTTGAGCGGCCGAGGCTGGCCCCTGGCGGCCGTCCTGCCCCTGGCCCTCACCGGGGCCACTCTGGTGGGAGTGCTCACCGAAAGACTCACCATCCGTCCGGCCCGGGAGGCCTCCCCCCTTACCCTGATCATCATCACCATCGGGGTCTCCATCCTTCTTAAAGGGGTCTCCATGTTCCTCTGGGGAAAGGAGCCCCTTCCGGTCTCCCCTTTTCTTTCCGGGCCCCCCTTTACTTTTTTTAAAGCGGCCCTTCCCCGTCAGGGCCTTCTGGTCCTTTCGTCCTCGACCCTGGCCTTTGCCGCGGTGGCGGTCTTTTTTCGCTACACCCTCTGGGGCAAGGCCATGCGGGCCTGTGCCTATAATCGTTTCGGGGCCCGCATCCTGGGGATCAATCTCTCCGGGCTCACCTGCCTTTCTTTTGCCCTCAGTGCAGCCCTTTCGGGTCTGGCCGGGATCGTTATTGCCCCTCTGACCTTTGCCACCTATGACATGGGAACCATGCTGGGACTCAAAGGCTTCAGCGCTGCGGTCTTCGGAGGCCTAGGCTCGGCCGGAGGAGCCCTTCTGGGGGGATTCACCCTGGGGGTGCTTGAGGCCCTGGCCGCAGGATATATCTCTTCGGCTTACAAGGATGCCCTGGCCTTTGTCCTTCTCCTGGCGGTCCTTTTCGTGCGGCCGGAGGGGCTTTTCAGTCCGGAAAGGGTGGAAAAGCTCTAAGATGCTGCGGGAATATCTCAAGATAGCCGCTCTAGGGGGGTTGGTCCTGGGAATTTTTTCCGGCCTCCGGAACGAATACCTCTTTAACGTGCTGACCATGGTGGGTCTTCAGGTGTTGGTGGTCATCGGGCTTTCCCTTCTCATGGGCTACGCCGGCCAGGTCTCCCTGGGACACGCAGCCTTTTACGGCTTAGGAGCCTACGCCTCAGGCATCCTCACCACCCGCTACGGGGTCTCTCCCCTGGCCGGAATCCTTCTGGCCCAGCTTTTCACCCTCTCCCTGGCCCTGGTAATAGGGGTCCCCACCCTGCGCCTGCGGGGCCATTACCTGGCTCTGGCCACCCTGGGACTGGGGGTGATCGTGGAGATCTTTTTCAAAGAGGCGGTGGAACTTACCGGGGGACCCTCCGGCCTGGTAGGCATACCGCCCCTCTCGGCCGGCGGCCTGATCTTCCTTTCCTTTCGCCAGACCTTTCTTCTCACCTGGATCCTGGTCCTTCTAGCCCTTCTCCTAAGCCTCCATCTTATTCATTCCCCCTGGGGCCGGGCCTTGCTGGCCCTCCACGACAGCGAACCTGCTCTGCGCTCCCTAGGCTACAGCATTCAGCGTCTGAAGATGGGGGTCTTCCTTTTTTCGGTCTCCCTGGCTACCCTTGCCGGCTCCCTCTACGCCCACTTCGTGACTTTTATCAGCCCTTACAGTTTTACCTTCCTTCACTCGGTGAAGTTTGTGACCATGGTAGTGGTGGGAGGCATCGCCAGCCTTTGG
This portion of the Thermosulfurimonas marina genome encodes:
- a CDS encoding ABC transporter substrate-binding protein; the encoded protein is MRNCLAVFLGSLLFLWSSLSLAKEPYRIGALFSVTGPTSFIGDPEKKTLEMLVEEINRAGGINGHPVEAIIYDTQGEETLAVQKFMRLVTQDRVLAVIGPSRTGTSLAVAPLAERFRVPLISCAAGIKIVEPVRPYVFKVAQSDRLAVKKIYAYLKTQGLTRVGILTVSNGFGQSGRQELKRLAPQYGITLVADELYGPKDTDMKPQLIRIRKAGAQAVICWGTNPGPAIVARNMRELGMTQKLIMSHGVASRRFIELAGKAAEGIILPAGKLIVAHELPDSDPQKPLLLSYIKRYKARYGVEPSSFGGHAYDAFLLLKEALAKAGADRKALRDALESLKGIKGIHGIFNLSPQDHNGLSEREAFVLVEIRGGDFHLLKE
- a CDS encoding branched-chain amino acid ABC transporter permease; this encodes MILELLFSGLVNGAIYALVALGFMIIYSATGVINFAQGEFVMLGAMLTAWLSGRGWPLAAVLPLALTGATLVGVLTERLTIRPAREASPLTLIIITIGVSILLKGVSMFLWGKEPLPVSPFLSGPPFTFFKAALPRQGLLVLSSSTLAFAAVAVFFRYTLWGKAMRACAYNRFGARILGINLSGLTCLSFALSAALSGLAGIVIAPLTFATYDMGTMLGLKGFSAAVFGGLGSAGGALLGGFTLGVLEALAAGYISSAYKDALAFVLLLAVLFVRPEGLFSPERVEKL
- a CDS encoding branched-chain amino acid ABC transporter permease, whose product is MLREYLKIAALGGLVLGIFSGLRNEYLFNVLTMVGLQVLVVIGLSLLMGYAGQVSLGHAAFYGLGAYASGILTTRYGVSPLAGILLAQLFTLSLALVIGVPTLRLRGHYLALATLGLGVIVEIFFKEAVELTGGPSGLVGIPPLSAGGLIFLSFRQTFLLTWILVLLALLLSLHLIHSPWGRALLALHDSEPALRSLGYSIQRLKMGVFLFSVSLATLAGSLYAHFVTFISPYSFTFLHSVKFVTMVVVGGIASLWGAVAGAVFLALLPEVLTHFEDYEVAIFGIILILVMIYSPEGLITALERKLWPYVRSWSTAIPFSGRGPRKSAK